One region of Epilithonimonas zeae genomic DNA includes:
- a CDS encoding NAD(P)H-hydrate dehydratase, producing MKILTADQIKKCDSATIEKGISSINLMEKAAKACVDWIEENFEPTNKFLIFCGTGNNGGDGFAIARMLYEKGFDVEVFINEGNLKFSTDAETNFKKIKTISGIDTKYFSEIFNVNSEKSVIIDALFGYGLNRKLSDDFKNLIEKLNQIPVPKISIDIPTGLYADKIIEQNSTVFKADFTLTFQFYKRSFLHSETGRFCGKITVLDIDLDKDFINEVETDYFVIDEQLVKQIYKPRGDFSHKGTFGKSILVGGSYGKIGAILMSTLSALKTGSGLTFTIAPECGNFILQSQIPEAMFIGSGEKNLDEIEVQEKAVYGIGPGLGKEKQTQIALFDFLKSYQNPIILDADALNILAENDKVNLIPKKSVITPHPLEFERLFGKTENSFERIELAKWKAKELQIFIILKDHHTAVITPNAQVFYNVTGNSGMAKGGSGDVLTGILTSLISQKYEIEKACIFGVWLHGKAGDLAAEEFSKEAMLPTDLINKIGEVFKSLS from the coding sequence ATGAAAATTCTAACCGCCGATCAAATAAAAAAATGTGATTCTGCTACAATAGAAAAAGGAATCTCGTCTATTAATCTAATGGAAAAAGCTGCCAAAGCTTGTGTTGATTGGATTGAAGAAAATTTTGAGCCGACGAATAAGTTTCTGATTTTTTGTGGCACAGGAAATAATGGGGGTGATGGTTTTGCAATTGCAAGAATGCTTTATGAAAAAGGATTTGATGTCGAAGTTTTTATCAATGAAGGTAATTTGAAATTCTCCACGGATGCAGAAACCAATTTCAAAAAAATAAAGACAATAAGTGGCATTGATACTAAATATTTTTCTGAAATTTTTAATGTCAATAGTGAAAAATCTGTTATCATAGATGCTTTGTTTGGTTATGGCTTGAATCGGAAATTGTCTGATGATTTTAAAAATTTAATTGAAAAATTAAATCAAATTCCAGTTCCAAAAATTTCTATTGATATTCCAACTGGACTTTATGCAGACAAGATTATTGAACAAAATTCTACTGTTTTCAAAGCCGATTTTACTTTGACGTTTCAGTTTTATAAGAGAAGTTTTCTTCATTCTGAAACGGGGCGATTTTGTGGGAAAATTACAGTTTTAGATATTGATTTGGATAAGGATTTTATTAATGAAGTCGAGACAGATTACTTTGTAATTGATGAGCAATTAGTCAAACAAATTTACAAACCGCGCGGAGATTTCAGTCACAAAGGAACTTTTGGGAAAAGTATTTTGGTTGGGGGAAGTTATGGTAAAATAGGTGCAATTCTGATGTCCACTTTATCTGCTTTGAAAACTGGAAGTGGTTTGACTTTTACAATTGCCCCAGAGTGTGGAAATTTCATTTTGCAATCTCAGATTCCCGAAGCGATGTTTATTGGTTCCGGAGAAAAAAATTTAGATGAAATCGAAGTTCAGGAAAAAGCTGTTTATGGAATTGGTCCCGGGCTGGGAAAAGAAAAACAAACCCAAATAGCGTTGTTTGATTTTTTGAAATCTTATCAAAATCCAATTATTCTGGATGCCGATGCGCTTAATATTTTGGCCGAAAACGATAAAGTAAATTTAATTCCAAAAAAATCTGTCATAACACCACATCCTCTGGAATTTGAAAGATTGTTTGGTAAAACAGAAAACTCTTTTGAAAGAATAGAATTGGCAAAATGGAAAGCAAAAGAATTGCAAATTTTTATCATACTGAAAGATCATCATACAGCTGTCATTACTCCAAATGCACAAGTTTTTTATAATGTAACAGGCAATTCCGGAATGGCAAAAGGTGGAAGCGGCGATGTTCTGACTGGGATTTTAACCTCATTGATTTCTCAAAAATATGAAATTGAAAAAGCTTGCATTTTCGGCGTTTGGCTTCACGGAAAAGCAGGTGATTTGGCTGCCGAAGAATTCTCGAAAGAAGCGATGTTGCCAACAGATCTCATCAATAAAATAGGTGAAGTTTTTAAAAGCTTGAGTTAA
- the mscL gene encoding large conductance mechanosensitive channel protein MscL, producing the protein MGFVKEFKEFAFKGNVVDLAVGVIIGGAFGAIVKSLVDDVITPLLLTPALKAAGAENIKELAWNGVTYGNFLSSVISFLVIAFVLFWLIKIANRVNKKPEVAPAGPSSTDVLLAEIRDELKKKQSL; encoded by the coding sequence ATGGGCTTTGTAAAAGAATTTAAAGAGTTTGCATTTAAAGGCAACGTGGTAGATCTGGCAGTCGGTGTAATCATTGGTGGAGCATTCGGAGCGATTGTAAAATCATTGGTAGATGATGTCATCACGCCACTTTTATTAACTCCTGCTTTGAAAGCTGCAGGTGCAGAAAACATTAAAGAATTAGCTTGGAACGGTGTAACTTATGGAAATTTCCTTTCATCGGTTATCAGCTTTTTGGTTATTGCATTTGTTTTGTTTTGGCTAATCAAAATAGCTAACAGGGTCAACAAAAAGCCAGAAGTAGCTCCAGCAGGACCATCTTCTACAGATGTTTTGCTTGCTGAGATTCGCGATGAGTTGAAGAAAAAACAGTCACTTTAA
- a CDS encoding GLPGLI family protein, translating into MKKLLINLFLILGILTFAQNKRFIYEYKFIPDSTNVEDIKTEMMFLDTTKDGSKYYSYTVFNSDSIMKVDLEKQLAATGSINVRSDMQKGSVRYSVTKAYPDYRINLHRRLGMDAYNISDDRKINWKISSEKKKIGEWNAQKAEADFAGRHWIAWFSTEIPIQDGPYKFRGLPGLIVKIEDKTGSHKLELRGIENIAGNIDINVWNAKEIAVNSKQFQKVIKEYENDPTKGIKQIQMGGTSIVLTGKDGTSTKIAKDQEDRLKNQIKKDNNRIELDIVN; encoded by the coding sequence ATGAAAAAACTATTAATTAATTTATTTCTGATTTTAGGAATTCTAACATTTGCTCAGAATAAGCGATTCATCTATGAATACAAATTCATTCCTGATTCGACCAATGTGGAAGATATCAAAACAGAGATGATGTTTTTGGACACCACAAAAGATGGTTCCAAATACTACAGCTATACAGTTTTTAACTCGGATTCTATAATGAAAGTAGATTTGGAAAAACAGTTGGCAGCAACAGGTTCAATTAATGTTAGGTCAGATATGCAGAAAGGCAGTGTAAGATATTCTGTAACAAAAGCTTATCCAGATTATAGAATTAATCTCCACCGTAGATTGGGAATGGATGCTTACAATATCTCCGACGACCGCAAAATCAACTGGAAAATATCATCAGAAAAAAAAAAAATAGGAGAATGGAACGCGCAAAAAGCTGAAGCCGATTTTGCGGGAAGACATTGGATTGCTTGGTTTTCGACAGAAATTCCGATTCAGGATGGACCGTATAAATTCCGAGGTTTACCGGGATTGATTGTTAAAATTGAAGATAAAACAGGTTCTCACAAATTGGAATTGAGAGGTATTGAAAACATAGCAGGAAACATAGATATCAATGTATGGAATGCTAAAGAGATCGCTGTCAATTCCAAACAGTTTCAGAAAGTGATAAAAGAATACGAAAATGATCCAACGAAAGGAATTAAGCAAATCCAAATGGGCGGAACATCTATTGTTTTAACCGGAAAAGATGGAACTTCAACAAAAATTGCAAAAGATCAGGAAGACCGATTGAAAAATCAAATCAAAAAAGATAATAACAGAATTGAACTTGATATTGTGAATTAA
- a CDS encoding M56 family metallopeptidase produces MEPILLYFGKMILCSAVMFAYYLLFLKDKTFHHYNRFYLLFLVIISLVLPLVKVSYFTIETNKNLYLLLSGFNQKQPQTTNYDITIYSVFYTVIGVVSIILLIRLILGILKINSIKNQFPNETIEGIKFYQTNLNNAPFSFFRNLFWKKSIEINSPVGQQILKHEMVHIEQKHSWDKLLMQLVKSIFWFNPVFYFINKEINLIHEYLADNKAVKKSDTKAFAQMLLESHFSGSVLPVTSPFLSSNLKKRLTMITKNQTKYSYARKLFALPILFFMVFAYMVNAKNKEIKETNKAIEIAVQQIKMDTIQPKQSEFDSLASDHQRQTKAYSDALQEDHLKMSAISKKMAEKSKELSALKKAKKEETAEYKALEDEMESLAAKMDDVVNSDNYKRNIKGLEEHSEAMAKMYDSPEFRKRIVDAEKVAKDAEKMVNSPEFKKRIATAEKQAKIAERMMNSPKFQKDLKNAQEQAEKMQIKVNSPEFQKMIQDAQKRAQEASEKYGKTYTEEEFQKMIKDQYGKDAFTDGTVAFGFDASDFPEFKDLTSNFNFNFSDDKFYNEAKSKLSPKELKKLEKKRKQLKEKQSELLEEQKKLQKKQQELNKEMRQNSPWSISFNSVLDSPKALVYNKSVTAPLKINRSNQVIVLDKTTDDSAINYYLNGVKISSEDFKNISSKDVKMIDVIKDNKVSTIKIVTK; encoded by the coding sequence ATGGAACCAATATTACTTTATTTTGGCAAGATGATTCTATGCTCAGCAGTGATGTTTGCTTATTATCTATTGTTTTTAAAGGACAAGACCTTTCATCACTATAACAGATTCTATCTTTTATTTTTGGTCATCATCAGTCTGGTTCTGCCTCTGGTAAAAGTTTCCTATTTCACGATAGAAACAAACAAAAACTTATATCTGCTGTTGAGTGGATTCAATCAAAAACAACCTCAAACTACAAACTATGATATCACTATTTATTCGGTTTTTTATACAGTTATTGGAGTGGTTTCAATCATTCTTTTAATTCGATTAATACTAGGAATTTTAAAAATCAATTCGATAAAAAATCAGTTCCCGAATGAAACCATCGAAGGAATCAAATTTTATCAGACTAATTTGAATAATGCACCATTTTCATTCTTCAGAAATCTGTTCTGGAAAAAATCAATAGAGATTAATTCTCCCGTTGGTCAGCAGATACTGAAGCACGAGATGGTCCATATAGAACAAAAACACAGCTGGGATAAACTCCTGATGCAATTGGTTAAATCCATTTTCTGGTTTAATCCTGTGTTTTATTTTATCAACAAAGAAATCAATCTTATTCACGAATACTTGGCGGACAACAAAGCAGTCAAAAAATCGGACACAAAAGCATTTGCGCAGATGCTGTTGGAGAGTCATTTCTCGGGTTCTGTTTTGCCTGTTACAAGTCCTTTTTTATCATCTAACCTCAAAAAAAGACTTACAATGATTACAAAAAATCAAACCAAGTACAGCTATGCACGCAAGTTATTTGCGCTACCGATCTTATTTTTTATGGTATTTGCTTATATGGTAAATGCTAAAAACAAAGAGATCAAAGAAACGAACAAAGCGATAGAAATTGCGGTTCAACAAATAAAAATGGATACAATCCAGCCAAAACAATCGGAATTTGATAGTCTGGCAAGCGATCACCAAAGACAGACAAAAGCCTATTCCGATGCTTTGCAGGAAGATCATTTGAAAATGTCGGCAATCAGCAAAAAAATGGCTGAAAAAAGCAAAGAATTATCAGCTTTGAAAAAAGCTAAAAAGGAAGAAACTGCAGAATACAAAGCTTTGGAAGATGAAATGGAATCACTTGCTGCTAAAATGGACGATGTTGTAAACTCTGATAATTACAAAAGAAATATCAAAGGTTTAGAAGAGCATTCTGAAGCAATGGCGAAAATGTATGATTCTCCTGAGTTCAGGAAAAGAATCGTTGATGCTGAAAAAGTAGCGAAGGATGCCGAAAAGATGGTCAATTCTCCGGAATTCAAAAAGAGAATTGCTACTGCTGAGAAACAGGCAAAAATTGCCGAGCGAATGATGAATTCTCCTAAGTTCCAGAAAGATTTGAAAAATGCGCAGGAACAGGCTGAAAAAATGCAGATTAAAGTCAATTCACCTGAATTCCAGAAAATGATTCAGGATGCTCAAAAAAGAGCGCAGGAAGCTTCTGAAAAATATGGAAAAACCTATACTGAAGAAGAATTCCAGAAAATGATAAAAGACCAATATGGAAAAGATGCTTTTACCGATGGAACTGTGGCTTTTGGATTTGATGCAAGTGATTTTCCAGAGTTTAAAGATTTGACAAGTAATTTTAATTTTAATTTTTCAGATGATAAATTCTATAATGAAGCTAAATCCAAATTGTCTCCCAAAGAATTGAAAAAATTGGAGAAAAAAAGAAAACAACTTAAGGAAAAACAAAGCGAATTATTAGAAGAGCAGAAAAAGCTTCAAAAAAAGCAACAGGAACTAAACAAAGAAATGCGTCAAAACAGCCCTTGGTCAATTAGTTTTAATTCTGTTTTAGATTCTCCGAAAGCATTGGTGTATAATAAGAGTGTTACAGCGCCGCTAAAAATTAACAGATCAAATCAGGTCATTGTTTTAGATAAAACCACAGACGATTCAGCCATTAATTATTATCTTAATGGAGTGAAAATTTCTTCAGAGGATTTTAAAAATATTAGTTCCAAAGATGTTAAGATGATTGATGTTATAAAAGATAATAAAGTTAGCACAATAAAAATCGTCACCAAGTAA
- a CDS encoding BlaI/MecI/CopY family transcriptional regulator, translated as MNMNKLTKAEEQVMQYLWQIEKGFLKDVLELFPEPKPHTNTISTILKILMEKGFVNYKTFGRQHEYFPLISKENYSGKSIRSLVKNYFEGSYTNAVSFLVEENEISVKDLELLLNELKNKE; from the coding sequence ATGAATATGAATAAGTTAACCAAAGCAGAAGAACAGGTAATGCAGTACCTTTGGCAGATAGAGAAAGGATTCTTAAAAGACGTTTTAGAATTGTTTCCTGAACCAAAACCACATACCAATACGATTTCCACGATTCTTAAAATACTGATGGAAAAAGGATTTGTGAATTACAAAACTTTTGGAAGACAGCACGAATATTTTCCTTTGATAAGTAAAGAGAATTACAGCGGAAAATCTATCAGAAGCCTGGTTAAGAATTATTTCGAAGGGTCATATACCAATGCTGTTTCGTTTTTGGTAGAAGAAAATGAAATCAGTGTGAAAGATTTGGAGCTTTTATTAAACGAACTTAAAAACAAGGAATAA
- a CDS encoding GIY-YIG nuclease family protein yields the protein MEEFVVYVLYSEKFDKTYTVFTSNLLERFKSHNYLAKSGYTIKFRPWNVIHVEFFNEKKDAMKREKFLKSGQGRLFIKSLIR from the coding sequence ATGGAAGAATTTGTTGTTTATGTTTTATATTCAGAGAAATTTGATAAAACCTACACTGTGTTTACTTCTAATCTTTTAGAAAGATTTAAATCTCATAATTACTTAGCTAAATCTGGATATACAATTAAGTTTAGACCTTGGAATGTAATTCACGTAGAATTTTTCAACGAAAAGAAAGATGCAATGAAAAGAGAAAAATTTTTGAAAAGCGGACAAGGAAGATTATTTATCAAATCTTTGATTCGATAA
- a CDS encoding L-threonylcarbamoyladenylate synthase: MAKILKIYPQNPQENLIDEAVKVLQNGGVIIYPSDTIYTIGCDIYNHKAMERLAQIKGIKIDKQKFSIICNDLSHLSEFTKPIETSTFRFLKTHLPGAFTFILEANRNLPTAYKGNKTVGIRVPDHIVPQMIVEKLGHPIVSTSIHDDDEILEYSTDPELIAEKYDKLVDLVIDSGYGDNVASTIVDLTSGEPEIIRQGKGIL; this comes from the coding sequence ATGGCAAAAATATTAAAAATATACCCGCAAAACCCGCAAGAAAATTTAATAGACGAAGCCGTAAAAGTACTTCAAAACGGTGGTGTTATCATTTATCCTTCGGACACGATTTATACGATTGGTTGTGATATCTACAATCACAAAGCAATGGAAAGACTCGCTCAGATCAAAGGAATCAAGATTGACAAGCAGAAATTTTCAATCATTTGTAATGACTTGAGTCATCTTTCAGAATTTACAAAACCGATAGAAACTTCAACTTTCCGTTTCCTGAAAACACATCTTCCCGGTGCATTTACATTTATTTTAGAAGCTAACAGAAATCTACCTACGGCTTATAAAGGAAATAAAACCGTTGGAATCCGTGTTCCTGACCATATTGTTCCACAAATGATTGTAGAGAAATTGGGACACCCGATTGTTTCCACTTCCATCCACGATGATGATGAGATTTTGGAATATTCTACAGACCCGGAATTGATTGCCGAGAAATACGATAAATTGGTAGATTTGGTCATTGATTCTGGTTACGGAGACAACGTCGCATCCACTATTGTGGACTTAACTTCCGGCGAACCAGAAATCATTAGACAAGGAAAAGGTATTCTTTAA
- the yaaA gene encoding peroxide stress protein YaaA: MKFITSPAKLMNIENSTEFLKSTTPKFIKDSEFIQSFLKEKSPKYLSELMEISPKLADENWERNQKWSSKPTTKNSAPAMFAFTGEVYRGLDAKTLDEKAVKFLEKNYRILSGLYGLLKPSDKVMLYRLEMGRPFQFDSYKNLYEFWTEKVTEQINSELKKGELLINLASTEYFKVIDRKKLKSKVIDFEFKQIQPDGKLKTIVVYTKHARGLVLRFCAENNVQTLDELKTFNYENYLIDEKLSTETNLVFTR, from the coding sequence ATGAAATTCATAACATCGCCTGCGAAATTGATGAACATAGAGAATTCTACAGAATTTTTAAAAAGTACAACACCTAAATTTATCAAGGACTCAGAATTTATCCAATCCTTTTTGAAGGAAAAATCTCCAAAATATCTTTCTGAATTAATGGAAATTTCTCCGAAACTGGCAGACGAAAATTGGGAACGCAACCAAAAATGGTCTTCAAAACCGACGACTAAAAACTCGGCGCCGGCAATGTTTGCTTTCACAGGTGAAGTTTATCGAGGTCTTGATGCAAAAACTTTGGACGAAAAAGCTGTGAAATTTTTGGAGAAAAACTACAGAATCTTATCCGGGCTTTATGGACTTTTGAAACCTTCTGACAAAGTGATGTTGTATCGTTTGGAAATGGGAAGACCCTTCCAGTTCGATTCTTATAAAAACCTCTACGAATTCTGGACTGAAAAAGTGACAGAGCAAATCAATTCTGAATTAAAAAAAGGTGAACTTTTGATCAACCTTGCAAGTACAGAATATTTTAAAGTCATTGACAGAAAAAAATTGAAGTCGAAAGTGATTGATTTTGAATTTAAGCAAATTCAGCCTGATGGGAAATTGAAAACGATTGTTGTCTATACAAAACACGCTCGTGGTTTGGTGCTTCGTTTTTGTGCAGAAAATAACGTTCAGACTTTGGATGAATTAAAAACTTTCAATTATGAGAATTATTTGATTGATGAAAAGCTGTCGACTGAAACTAATTTGGTTTTCACAAGGTAA
- a CDS encoding N5-glutamine methyltransferase family protein: MTISELKILFQNELSELYSKSEIEELLSIFCEHFIELNKIELRQNLDKDLSELDSEKFSKAIFELKTGKPFQQILGETEFYGMKFFVNEHVLIPRPETEELLELAIKKIQEKSKKNQVFNDGLREPQPDNADSFEQENFQTLKLSNSQTTLKLKILDIGTGSGIIPIVLKKYFPEAEVSTIDISEDALKIAKKNADFHNVEINFINKDYLNEVFDSAQTDNDIFDVIISNPPYIGIEENIEIEESVKGFEPNIALFSPTSDALIFYRKIAEDSENHLSENGMIFLEINQKLGKETLDLFQNFSESILLKDISGNDRMIFARK; this comes from the coding sequence ATGACAATTTCCGAACTTAAAATTCTTTTTCAGAACGAGCTTTCTGAGCTTTATTCCAAATCAGAAATTGAAGAATTATTATCTATTTTTTGTGAACATTTTATTGAACTAAATAAAATTGAATTGAGACAAAATCTCGATAAAGATTTATCTGAGCTTGATTCCGAAAAATTTTCTAAAGCTATTTTTGAATTGAAAACAGGAAAACCTTTTCAACAAATTCTCGGTGAAACTGAGTTTTATGGAATGAAATTCTTCGTCAATGAGCACGTTCTGATTCCAAGACCAGAAACGGAGGAATTGCTGGAATTAGCGATTAAGAAGATACAAGAGAAAAGTAAAAAGAATCAAGTTTTTAATGATGGGCTTCGAGAGCCTCAGCCTGACAATGCTGATAGTTTTGAACAAGAAAACTTTCAAACTCTCAAACTCTCAAACTCTCAAACTACTCTCAAACTCAAGATTCTTGATATTGGAACTGGAAGTGGAATCATTCCGATCGTTTTGAAAAAATATTTTCCTGAAGCGGAAGTTTCTACTATAGATATTTCTGAAGATGCTTTGAAAATTGCTAAGAAAAATGCTGATTTTCATAACGTTGAAATCAATTTCATCAACAAAGATTATCTGAATGAAGTCTTCGACTCCGCTCAGACTGACAACGATATTTTTGATGTCATTATCAGCAATCCGCCTTATATTGGAATTGAAGAAAATATTGAAATTGAAGAGTCAGTGAAAGGTTTTGAGCCTAATATTGCACTCTTCTCTCCTACTTCCGATGCTTTGATTTTTTACAGGAAAATTGCAGAAGATTCTGAAAATCATCTTTCTGAAAACGGAATGATTTTTCTGGAAATCAATCAGAAATTGGGAAAAGAAACTTTGGATTTGTTCCAGAATTTCTCCGAGTCTATTCTCTTAAAAGATATTTCGGGAAACGATAGGATGATTTTTGCGAGAAAATAG
- a CDS encoding rhomboid family intramembrane serine protease, with protein sequence MNIILLLIIVITCVTSYIGFQNPELFQKYKFEVSAIQRRKEYIRLLSSGFLHADFLHLFFNMYTLYIFAPIVLIPVDYYQDGLGGFGVGGFLAIYLGSIILGNLFCLYHYKNVPFYSAIGASGGVSGILFAAVALAPREIEIWFIPGFLFGTLYFGYSVYMMLNPRQNDNIGHAAHLGGAFFGLVYAVIAYPELAQQNALYIGIMALPLIYLSYEIFVKKRIG encoded by the coding sequence ATGAACATCATTTTACTCCTCATAATCGTAATCACTTGTGTCACAAGTTACATCGGATTCCAAAACCCCGAATTATTCCAAAAATACAAATTCGAGGTTAGCGCAATTCAGAGAAGAAAAGAATACATCAGATTGCTGTCTTCCGGCTTTCTCCATGCAGATTTCCTGCACTTGTTTTTCAATATGTACACACTGTACATTTTTGCACCTATAGTATTGATTCCTGTTGATTATTACCAAGATGGGCTAGGCGGATTTGGAGTAGGCGGATTTTTAGCAATTTATCTGGGTTCCATTATTTTAGGTAATTTATTTTGTCTTTACCACTACAAAAATGTACCGTTTTATTCCGCAATTGGAGCTAGTGGAGGTGTTTCAGGAATCTTATTTGCTGCTGTAGCTTTGGCTCCCAGAGAAATTGAAATTTGGTTTATCCCAGGCTTTTTGTTTGGGACTTTGTATTTCGGATATTCCGTTTATATGATGCTGAATCCAAGACAAAACGACAACATCGGTCACGCAGCGCATCTCGGTGGCGCATTTTTCGGATTGGTATACGCTGTGATTGCTTATCCAGAATTGGCGCAACAAAACGCTTTATACATCGGGATTATGGCTTTACCATTGATATATTTGTCTTACGAAATTTTTGTCAAAAAAAGAATTGGTTAA